From the Lactuca sativa cultivar Salinas chromosome 9, Lsat_Salinas_v11, whole genome shotgun sequence genome, the window ATGTAGTTTTGTTCTCATGTTGAAGTCAAATCTAGATGTGTTGTCAACGCGTTGTCAAGGTCACCGGGCTCCAAAATCTTATTCTTTGACTCCCTTGTCCCATGTCTCGTGCAACCACAATTTTCACTGACAAcgtttttgttgtctgtttagcGTCTAATTTTATACAACACCAAAGAACCAAACATATATAGATAGATTTAtattttgtatgaaaatgttgcCTTTAGTGACACtagagttttgcatgttccaTTTGCACATTCGTTTCATGACATTTTCacaaaaaacttgccctcatagTTATTCTTAATTTTCAATCTACTCTTAGTGTGGGCCTACTGCTCGGACTGTCGCAGGGGATGGGGGTCCTGGATGTTCATTTATATACAAGTGGAATACACATAAATCCATTAAGGGGTTTTCATTATTATGCTTTCATTAAAAATcgttacaattaaaaaaaaaattacttgtTCTTTTCTgttaaatcaaaatcatttaaaGTTAATTAATTTGATTAGAAACAAACAAAGCTCATATTCATCCTCAAATCCCATCTGTAAATGAGCAGTAATGGTTGGGTTAGCTTCCCTCCAAGGCAAAATACACCACACGATTCATGACTACAAGAAGTATGAACAACAAAAGCAATGCATATATTCTTTGCTCTAAAACATTGTAATCAAATTCCCTTATATACATACATCTCTCCCCTCTTTCATTTTCCAATCTCATACCCCTTCATCTCTTAAACGAAAATGGATTCCAGTTCCAAACTGGGTTTACACCCCAAAGATGAAACAGATCCCGTCTTCATCACTCAACAGACAGACTCCATGTTCATCCTCAAATCCCACCTTAAAGGTTTGGTTTAAATATCATGTTTCCTTTTTCTTTTAACTTGTTTTAGATTTTTCACCTCATATCTGTTTTGTGGTTAAATTTAGGGTATGATAGAAGCAACATAAAGATCGAGATAAACGAGGATGGGAGTAGAATCACAATAAGTGGTAAAAATCCCGTTTGCCAAGAGGAAACAATAAAGGGATTCCAGAAAACCTTCAGAATCCCCGAGGGAGTGGTTTTGGATAAAGTCAAAGCCAGGTTTGACCAAGATGAATCAAGACTCATCATTCGAATGCCAAAATCAGTACATGGGATCGTGGGAATCGGGATTCAAGAATTAGAAAATCCAATCCAAGAAAACGAAAATCATGAAATGAAAAATGAAGAAACTGTGGGATCGAATGATTTGACACAAGAGGAAGAAGTAAAACCTCGTGAAAAGAGCTCGATTATATGTACTCCAGTCATAGCTGGGTCAACGTTGTTTGTAACAATTATTGTGGTTGTTTTGAGTTTGTTTCGATCTAAAACCGGATCAAGGGAAAAAAAGAATTAACCCCAAATTTAGTTTGATATTTTTGATCAAATAAAATTCTTTAAGTTAACAAAAGAAAAGATACAAATGATAAGCATAATAGATATATATATCTAATATACAatcctagttttttttttttaccttcatCCTCGAAAATGCCCAAGAACAAAAACTCAAGAAGCCACAAATGTTGATTCAAAATAATTAGTTTGCTAGTAGTTGCATTTGCACCATTATTCCCAATTTTTCCATGTCTATCAAATAGAATTTTAATTTATGTCTTCCTTCTATTACCACTCCAATGATCGAACTTTTCTCAGCACATATTTTGTCTTTCTTCTTGTCTCTGTCTCTGTAACTGGAATTATGTTGTCCATCAACTGAAACACAAACAAATTCAAATCATTACTATCACAAATCTAATAAAACTTAATGAGCTTAATTTGTATACAtggttgtttctttttgactGAATATGGATAGATATAGCGGATTTCATACCTGTTTATACCTTTTTCTAGTCTGCTCTGCCTGAAACAAAGTAACAAGTCAAAAAAgtaagccaaaaaaaaaaaagttttcaagtaAAGATGAAACAAACAAATGATAAGTGTACCTTTGCTCTCAATAGTGCTTCATTCTCCTCTTCTAAAGTCACTGCTAATGCTTCCAATTCAGCTTGGTATGCCTAAACAAGAACCCATAAATTGTTTGTTAAAAGATTTATGAAAATGGGTTGAAAATAATTATGATAAAGAAATGAAAGCTACCATTTTTCGTTCTCTTGATCTTGCAGCTGATTCTCTGTTCTTAATCATTCTTCTTTGCCTCTGTTGTGCAGCTTTATCTAATGGCTCCACGATTGCTCTTCTTTTGCCTCTATTTCCCATTTCATCAGCTCCAATTCCGAATCCTACAACACCGTCTACATTTAAGGGATGCATTGGATTCTCAAAACTGAAAATGCCTCCACTTAATCTCTCAGATGTTAAAGGTTGAGGGATGATTTTCACATCTTCTTCCTCCACTGCCGCTGCCTTTGCCAAGAAATCCTCTAATGTCATCAACTCGTCTGGCACCTCCTGCTTACAGCTTGCCACGATCTCCTTCCAGACATCATCCACTGTCTTTTGGGGTCCGTTTGATGAAGTGCGAACTAGAAAAAGATAAGCATACAATCAAGGACTAGATTTGAAACAAACATAATGCTAAAAGTAACTAATTTTGTGGATGATTGAGATTGCATGTTTATCCAAGTATTGTTGAAAGATTCAAGAACTTGAAATGAGCAAAGAATTAACTACAATGGGAGTTAGATGAAGAAGAAAGTAACCAATTTCTTGACGGCTAACATTGCCGGTGGTCTCGGAATCGTTAGTTGCAGAAACGGCACCTGCAGCGTCTAAGAGAGTGTCGAATAAAGTCGTCTCGGGAGTTTGTTGTTCGTTGTTATCGTGAACGATTGGCGAAACGCCGTCAACGGTCATCTGAAGGACGCCAGAATTCTTGTCGGTTCTGATTCCACGGCGTTTGTGATTATGATTAAGATGAGTAGCTGAGGTTGAAGAGGAGGAAGAATTGGAGGATTTTCTTCTGATGAGATCCGAATTTCTTGAAGTGGAAGACGACATCTTCATCATCAACTTAGAAGATGCCATCTATCAATCATCCGGATTTGTAGGAACTTTTTACAGTTTCCGCTGATTTTGTGATGAATGGGGAAGATCGTAATCTAGGGTTTGGAGCATGATGTAGTCTGTACTTCGGATTTGTTGGGGGAATCGAAAGCTGTTGACTTTATGAATCGGAAATGAGAATTAGAGCTTGTGTATGATTTGGATCGAGATAAGCCCGTAagttttatcaaggtttcttcgATTTTGATACCAATGGAAGACCCAAGAAAGGGGATAACGAGGAAGAAGATAGGTTTATATACGAAATTTACAAAAGGAGTCCCTCAATTATTATTAATCTGCATGTTGTCCACTAACTTTCTTTGGATCTTGCATATGCCTTGATGAATCTTGATCTTTAATTGTTGGGCGTCTAAATCATCCTAACCATCATTTATGGTTaagaatatgaaaatgttttgatcaATCAATCATGGGTTAATACTATAATATTGTCATGATCATTAAGTTATGggtgttattataatataatattgtTTGAAAGAACTTCATTTATGCCtatattttatcatttttccaCATACCTCATTCTTTAATGGTATCTTTTGTTTTAGTAATGTTACTTATGTCTATAATCTTGTTGAATGTGTATCAATCTTGACAAAACATCATGGGCTGTGAAATACTACAAAGTGAAACCAAATTAAATATAGAATCAAAACTCATTACAAGCATAAATGCACTTCTACACCTATTGGTATAGTACTAGAATCAATTAATGTTGTCGACCTACAACTTCACATTAAAATCATAGATAGACTATTTATACTAGAGGTACAAGTTTGTCCatcaacattttttataaattttgacgTCTTTCCACCTCGATTCCATGTAGTAGCTAATATTTTTCGGTGCACCGTAGACTCCAAATTTGAAATACAGCAAACCGGGGCCTTGATCGTGTATTTTGaatttctttttgttatcaaCAAAAACCGTTACTTTTCCTCCATCCACATCATGTATTAGATTAACTTTAAACCATCTATCATATAGATTAGTATCTATCACTTGTGTACTGTAATATCTCATCTCTCCATTGTAGATCCTTAACAAAGATGTCGTGTTACCATGGGCTGCACCATGGATTTGAACTATGGTGGCACCGCTAGTTCCATTTGGGATGAAGGCGACCCCTTCGAATTGCCATACTCCTGAAGTGTAATCCGGCTACATCATTAAACACGAAAGTCAATATGTATTATTTTCTTTGTCATTATCATGACAAGCATGCAGGACTTATATCTATATACTAGTTAGATAAATTGTTCACGTCTTAATATTAAACCAAATCAACgaaaatgtttttttaagtaTACCTTTAGGATACttcatcagaaaaaaaaaaaaaaaaaaaaaaaaaaaaaaaggtaccgAATCTAAAAAAAGAGGGGTGGTGGAGATTACAAGTATGCGAATTTCGGTACGTGGTTGTGTGTTGCTTCCTAGACGGAATGGTTTATCGTCTGCATATACCCAAAAACGATGAATCCCATTTTGGTATATGTAACGTTGAAAGAGTGGTGTATCATAAGGCTTCTGATACTCAAAGTTGCTTTCATTTAACATTACCTCAACAAATCCGTATATCGGATCAACAACAGACGCCATGTGAGCATCGTTTAAGAAGAAGATCAATGCTACCAAAAAAAGGAGCATATGGCGATATGAAGCTTGCATAACTCTCTAGAAAAAAGAAAGAATGTATTTGTAGCTTGGGGGTTTCTATGGTGTATACCAATTCTATATAATATGTGAAAGTTTTTGcattatgttttattcttttttattagtaactattaaattaattattatggGTGAAGCTAAATTAATCATCATATATATAAAGGGATGGCAAAAGATGACAAGTAGTGAGTTATGGCCATCCTTATTTAACTTTTTTCTTCCTCCGGC encodes:
- the LOC111919510 gene encoding uncharacterized protein LOC111919510, whose translation is MDSSSKLGLHPKDETDPVFITQQTDSMFILKSHLKGYDRSNIKIEINEDGSRITISGKNPVCQEETIKGFQKTFRIPEGVVLDKVKARFDQDESRLIIRMPKSVHGIVGIGIQELENPIQENENHEMKNEETVGSNDLTQEEEVKPREKSSIICTPVIAGSTLFVTIIVVVLSLFRSKTGSREKKN
- the LOC111919509 gene encoding G-box-binding factor 4, giving the protein MASSKLMMKMSSSTSRNSDLIRRKSSNSSSSSTSATHLNHNHKRRGIRTDKNSGVLQMTVDGVSPIVHDNNEQQTPETTLFDTLLDAAGAVSATNDSETTGNVSRQEIVRTSSNGPQKTVDDVWKEIVASCKQEVPDELMTLEDFLAKAAAVEEEDVKIIPQPLTSERLSGGIFSFENPMHPLNVDGVVGFGIGADEMGNRGKRRAIVEPLDKAAQQRQRRMIKNRESAARSRERKMAYQAELEALAVTLEEENEALLRAKAEQTRKRYKQLMDNIIPVTETETRRKTKYVLRKVRSLEW
- the LOC111919490 gene encoding citrate-binding protein, whose translation is MQASYRHMLLFLVALIFFLNDAHMASVVDPIYGFVEVMLNESNFEYQKPYDTPLFQRYIYQNGIHRFWVYADDKPFRLGSNTQPRTEIRILPDYTSGVWQFEGVAFIPNGTSGATIVQIHGAAHGNTTSLLRIYNGEMRYYSTQVIDTNLYDRWFKVNLIHDVDGGKVTVFVDNKKKFKIHDQGPGLLYFKFGVYGAPKNISYYMESRWKDVKIYKKC